One Panthera leo isolate Ple1 chromosome B1, P.leo_Ple1_pat1.1, whole genome shotgun sequence DNA window includes the following coding sequences:
- the AP1AR gene encoding AP-1 complex-associated regulatory protein, with protein sequence MGNCCWTQCFGLLRKEAGRLQRVGGGGGSKYFRTCSRGEHLTIEFENLVESDEGESPGSSHRPLTEEEIVNLRERHYDSIAEKQKDLDMKIQKELALQEEKLRLEEEALYAAQREAARAAKQRKLLEQERQRVVQRYHPSNNGECQSSGPEDDFESCLRNVKSQYEVFRSSRLSSDATVLTPNTESSCDLMTKTKSTSGNDDSTSLDLEWEDEEGMNRMLPMRERSKTEEDILRAALKYSSKKTGSNPTSASEDSNGLEWENDFVSAEMDGNGNSEYSGFVNPVLELSDSGIKQSDADQQKR encoded by the exons ATGGGGAACTGCTGCTGGACGCAGTGCTTCGGGCTCCTCCGCAAGGAAGCGGGGCGGCTGCAACGTGTAGGAGGCGGTGGAGG ATCCAAGTATTTTAGAACATGCTCAAGAGGTGAGCACTTAACTATAGAG TTTGAGAATCTAGTAGAAAGTGATGAA GGGGAAAGTCCAGGAAGCAGTCATAG ACCTCTTACTGAGGAAGAAATTGTTAACCTAAGAGAGAGGCATTATGATTCTATTGctgaaaaacagaaagatctTGATATGAAAATTCAAAAAGAG TTAGCCTTACAAGAAGAGAAGTTAAGACTAGAAGAAGAAGCTTTATACGCTGCACAGCGTGAAGCAGCCAGGGCAGCAAAGCAGCGAAAGCTCTTGGAG CAAGAAAGGCAGAGAGTTGTGCAGCGGTACCATCCTTCGAACAATGGAGAATGTCAAAG TTCAGGACCAGAAGATGACTTTGAATCTTGTTTAAGAAATGTAAAGTCACAGTATGAAGTTTTTCGAAGTAGTa GACTCTCATCAGATGCCACAGTTTTGACACCAAATACAGAAAGCAGTTGTGATTTAATGACCAAAACTAAATCAACCAGTGGAAATGATGACAGCACTTCCCTAGATCTAGAGTGGGAAGATGAAGAAG GAATGAATCGCATGCTTCCGATGAGAGAGCGTTCCAAAACAGAGGAAGACATTCTCCGAGCAGCACTTAAGTACAGCAGCAAGAAGACTGGAAGTAACCCTACATCAGCCTCTGAGGATTCCAACGGGCTGGAGTGGGAGAATGATTTTGTTAGTGCCGAAATGGACGGCAATGGCAATTCTGAGTATTCTGGATTTGTAAATCCTGTATTAGAACTGTCTGATTCTGGCATAAAGCAATCTGATGCAGATCAACA